The window CCATACATGAAAAAGCTGCCCGGCGAATATGTCAAAGATCAGGTGTTCGCGACTTTCTTCAGCGATCCGTGCGGCGGGCGCATGATGGATTGGTTTGGCGAAGATAATTTCATGTGGTCGAGCGATTATCCACACGCCGCTTCCACCTGGCCGCACTCGCGCCAAGTGATCACCGATGAGTTGGGCCACTTGCCCAAGGCGGTGATCGACAAAGTGGTGCGCCAAAACGTTCTCGACCTGTACCATATTAAAGTCGACGGCATTAACGCCTAAATATTAACCGACACAATTGAAAGGAGCACCCATGCAACCAGCAAAAAAACTCGCACCGGAAGCCAAACCGCACACGCAAAAATTTTCCCTGCGCACGCCCTACATGAAGCAGGGACGGATTACCCAGCTCGTCGCCGAGACTGAGAATATGTGGATCCACACCAAGATCAATTACGAGGGCGGCGAGAATGAAATTCATACTCATCTCGATGAAGACCACTCTTTTATCGTTCTCGAAGGCCAAATGAGCGTCTTCGACGAAAAGGGCGGTGAGATCAAAGTCGAAAAACACCAGGGCGTGATGATCCCCAAGGGCGCCTACTATCGCTATCTCAACACCGGCACGGAGAACTTGGTCGTGATCCGCGTCGGCGCGGGCATCAAGGGCAAAGCGCAAGGCGGTGAGGATATGCGCGTGCGTCCGGACGGCAAACCGTTGATCGCTTCTTCGGAAGAGAACAAGACCGTGTCGCCGCTCGAAGACACGCGCTTTTTTGCCGACTCGGCTGGATAAGCGCCGGTAAATTTATCGGTTCGAAATCACCGGCCACTGGGAAGTCTCAGTGGCCGGTGTCGTTTGGGGGGGGCGAAATGGTACAAGCGGTTCGCGCCATGCCCGAGGAAATGCCCCGGGAGTCG is drawn from Deltaproteobacteria bacterium and contains these coding sequences:
- a CDS encoding cupin domain-containing protein encodes the protein MQPAKKLAPEAKPHTQKFSLRTPYMKQGRITQLVAETENMWIHTKINYEGGENEIHTHLDEDHSFIVLEGQMSVFDEKGGEIKVEKHQGVMIPKGAYYRYLNTGTENLVVIRVGAGIKGKAQGGEDMRVRPDGKPLIASSEENKTVSPLEDTRFFADSAG